The genomic window ATTTCGGAAATCGACAAAGGTGTACAGTTAAGCTGCAGCGCCTGGTTGAAAACCTCGGCCCAGCACACTTGCCCGGATTCGGCGCCATGCCATCGCCGTATTTTGCCCAGCATCTCAAGACAACGCCGCAAGCAATTACGCAGTCCTTCGCCGCGTTCCGCCTGACTTGAAAGCAATTCAGCTAAAGCGCCGAGTTTTTCGCATAAGCCTTCGATGGCCGCATTGAATTCGGCGTTCCCCTGTAATGATTGTTGTGTCAAGCGCGCGCTATCCTCATTCACAGCCAACCGCAAATCTCGCGCGGCTTTGTCCAAAGCGGCAGCAGCCTCGGGTAATGCCACAAACTCGCGCGCACTGGCCAGCGCTTCGCTTCTGGAATCGCGCCCGAGCTCTAGGATTTGTCCCGTGCTTACGCTCTCGCCGAAGAACAGGCTGGCAGTTTCAGGCAACTGGTGAGCTTCGTCGAAAATGACCGTGTTGCATGCAGGCAGCAATTCCGCCACACCCTCATCGCGCAACATTACGTCTGCAAAAAATAAATGATGATTCACCACGACTACGTCTGCTTGCTGCGCCTCCTTGCGCGCGTTCATCACAAAGCACTCGCGATAGTTGGGGCATTCCTGGCCGAGGCAGTTTTCCCGCGTGGAGGTCACATGCAACCAGACACCCGCATTCTCTGGCACATCACTTACACCGCTTTTGTCGCCTGACAAAGAAGCCCGCGCATATTTGGCGATTAAGCCCAGATACCCGGCTTCCTCGCGACTAATGAACCTGCCTTCGTTCATCGCCTGATTCAATCGGTAGTGGCAGACGTAATTGGCGCGCCCCTTAAGCAGCGCTACGGTGACCGGCAACTTGAGCGCGCCGCGTACGGTTGGAATATCGCGGTTGAACAGCTGATCCTGTAGTGTCTTCGTTCCGGTGGAAATTATCACCTTGCCGCCCGAAAGCAGCGCCGGAACCAAATAAGCAAAGGTCTTACCGGTGCCGGTGCCGGCTTCCGCGATCAGCACCGAGTTGTGTTCGAGTGCTTCCGCGACGGCGCGCGCCATCTCAACCTGACCCTGACGCACGCGAAAATTGCGCACGGCCTGCGCTAGCGGACCGCTATTGGAAAATATCGAATGCAGAATATCAGTCAATCAGATGGCGGCGGAATTTGAATCCACTCTCCTATCAATAATCAACGAGTTCGATGCACTTCGCCGTCGCCCACCGAGGCTTGTAGTTTTTCATTTTCAGTAAGTTTAAAATTTACAGTAAAGAACACGCAACGTATAGAACCAGATTATCAGTCACCGCTCAAATTGGGTTCAAGCGATGCAGCCTGAAATCCGCAATACTGCTCTATAATTGAACCAGCCTACGCGGTTAAAAAGGGCTTTCGGTTTCGCAAGTTGTGATAGCCGACTTATTAATGGCACCCCCTGGCTGACTCGCATTCACTCGGGTTCAATATGGACAGTACCTATTTAACCTTGAAGAGCCTGCACATCCTTGGCGCAGTGATTTTCTTGGGAAACATAATCGTCACAGGCTGGTGGAAAGTGATGGCAGATAGGACACGAAATCCGGTGATCATTGCGTTTGCGCAGCGGCAGGTAACGCTTACGGATTATATTTTCACTTCCGGCGGTGCCGCTCTTATTCTAGCCACGGGCTTAGGTAATGCCATGCTCCATAATATGGCGCTTCTGGACACCCGGTGGCTGTCATGGGGATTCTGGCTTTTTGTCATATCCGGCATAATTTGGGCAGTAATTTTAATTCCGCTGCAGATCGTGCAGGCGAAGATTGCCCGCCGGTTCGCGGGTGGCGGTGAAATCCCGCAAAAGTATTGGACACTTGGGCGCCTCTGGGTGTTTTTCGGAACGCTGGCCACAATTATTCCTTTGGCCAACCTGTATTGGATGGTGTTCAAACCCTTATGAGCGCGCTAACCTTGCACTCCACTGGGCTCGCTCGCCAATCCCGATGACACTCCCGGAACGCCTTGGCAAGTACGCGATTCAGGAAGTGCTCGGTGAGGGCGCGATGGGGATCGTCTACAAAGCCTTTGATCCGCACATTCGCCGCATTGTCGCGCTCAAAGTCATCCGCAAGGAATTTACGGAGGACGACCAGGGGGTGACGATGATTGCCCGTTTCAAGAACGAAGCGCAGGCGGCAGGCCGACTCAGCCACCCGGGAATTGTCGCAATCTACGAATATGGTGAGGAGGACGCCGTCGCCTATATTGCGATGGAGTACGTAGAGGGCAAAGGTCTGCGTGATTATTTTCAGGGCGGCACGCGTTTCGGTTTGAGCGACAGCGTCAGCATCATGAGCCGGCTTCTCGATGCGCTTGCCTACGCGCACGACGCAGGTGTGGTTCACCGTGACATCAAGCCTGCGAACATTATAATCATGGGCAACGGCGGGCTGAAGGTGGCCGATTTCGGCATTGCCCATCTCGACTCGTCGAATTTGACGCAAGTCGGGACAATCATGGGGACGCCCGGATACATGGCGCCGGAGTTGTACACTGGATCGGGCGTGGACCGACGCGCCGATATTTTCTCGGCGGGCGTCCTACTCTACCAGCTTCTGACGGGTGTCAAGCCGTTTGCCGGGACTACCGAGATAGTTGCCTACAAGATTTGCTTTGAACCCCATATCCAACCGTCCAAGTTCGTTCCAGAATTGGAGCCGACGAGGTTTGACGGCGTGGTCGGCAAAGCGTTGGCAAAGGCACCCGACGAGCGATATCAGACTGCACGGGAGTTTCTCGAATCGATTGAGGACGCCTATTCCGCGCTGGTCGGCTCCACGGAGCCCCCGACGGTTATTAACGTGACCCTCCCGACTGGAGCCAGTTCCCACGGTTCGCATTCGAGAGGACCCAAGACCGATTCGGTGCCTGGCACCATTTCTGCTTCTCCGGCACGCTGGAACCCGGACCTGCTGAAGCAAATCGAGCAGCAACTCA from Burkholderiales bacterium includes these protein-coding regions:
- a CDS encoding ATP-dependent DNA helicase → MRNFRVRQGQVEMARAVAEALEHNSVLIAEAGTGTGKTFAYLVPALLSGGKVIISTGTKTLQDQLFNRDIPTVRGALKLPVTVALLKGRANYVCHYRLNQAMNEGRFISREEAGYLGLIAKYARASLSGDKSGVSDVPENAGVWLHVTSTRENCLGQECPNYRECFVMNARKEAQQADVVVVNHHLFFADVMLRDEGVAELLPACNTVIFDEAHQLPETASLFFGESVSTGQILELGRDSRSEALASAREFVALPEAAAALDKAARDLRLAVNEDSARLTQQSLQGNAEFNAAIEGLCEKLGALAELLSSQAERGEGLRNCLRRCLEMLGKIRRWHGAESGQVCWAEVFNQALQLNCTPLSISEIFRRQIESSARALIFTSATLSVHGDFRHYQEEMGLQDAKAASWDSPFDYAKQALLYIPEGLPDDPNRTDYTEAVIQAALPLLRANHGRAFLLFTALRAMREAQALLKVAFEKQELTYPLLAQGEGSRSELLERFRRLGNAVLVGSQSFWEGVDVRGPSLSLVVIDKLPFAPPDDPVLAARIEQINRQGRNAFMEYQLPHAVISLKQGAGRLIRDETDHGVLMICDQRLVSRAYGRKIWQSLPPMRRTRDLSDVETFLKECHTPMQKESVK
- a CDS encoding DUF2269 family protein, producing MDSTYLTLKSLHILGAVIFLGNIIVTGWWKVMADRTRNPVIIAFAQRQVTLTDYIFTSGGAALILATGLGNAMLHNMALLDTRWLSWGFWLFVISGIIWAVILIPLQIVQAKIARRFAGGGEIPQKYWTLGRLWVFFGTLATIIPLANLYWMVFKPL
- a CDS encoding serine/threonine-protein kinase gives rise to the protein MTLPERLGKYAIQEVLGEGAMGIVYKAFDPHIRRIVALKVIRKEFTEDDQGVTMIARFKNEAQAAGRLSHPGIVAIYEYGEEDAVAYIAMEYVEGKGLRDYFQGGTRFGLSDSVSIMSRLLDALAYAHDAGVVHRDIKPANIIIMGNGGLKVADFGIAHLDSSNLTQVGTIMGTPGYMAPELYTGSGVDRRADIFSAGVLLYQLLTGVKPFAGTTEIVAYKICFEPHIQPSKFVPELEPTRFDGVVGKALAKAPDERYQTAREFLESIEDAYSALVGSTEPPTVINVTLPTGASSHGSHSRGPKTDSVPGTISASPARWNPDLLKQIEQQLTRYLGPVAKIIVKREAKTTTELDALYAVLAEELGSAQDKKDFLAWKERLEGVPSSKEKSATDKGADVSGPLTAQEIEHATRQLARYLGPIARIVVKKAASDATSRKGFYSMLAEHLRSENDRQLFLRDVRAASLKGV